A region from the Gavia stellata isolate bGavSte3 chromosome 2, bGavSte3.hap2, whole genome shotgun sequence genome encodes:
- the TRAF5 gene encoding TNF receptor-associated factor 5 isoform X1 encodes MACDEPAALSGIFTRQNSASATSLDFEPDADYKFVETLEDRYKCAYCHLVLRNPHQTGCGHRFCQQCILSLRELNAVPTCPVDKETIKMHEVFKDNCCKREVLNLHVFCKNVPDCNSKIILGRYQVSGLICCCMLQEHLQQCLFESVQCTNDGCCDQILRKDLKEHLSRHCKFREEMCQYCNKYVVLINIKNHEENDCPDYPVPCLQNCSQIILKKEIEKHHAVCPEAEVDCPYKQYGCLVKVKRGKLAEHENGALREHMLQILDKNSRLEEQISDLYKSLECKEIKIQQLAEAIKKCEKEFRQFTQLFGKNSNLMVSTQALASQLDKSARLESQVKQLIQMTNQQQSKLDLRPLFDTIENVKQKIALMETYDQRLVVLEGQSSKHDLQINIHKAQLNKNEERFKLLEGTCYNGKLIWKITDYKMKKKEAVEGRVLSIFSQPFYTSRCGYRLCARAYLNGDGSGKGTHVSLYFVVMRGEFDSLLVWPFKQKVTLMLLDQSGKKNHIVEVFRADPNSSSFKRPDGEMNIASGCPRFVPHTVLENTKNTYIRDDTLFLKVVVDLTDLEEL; translated from the exons ATGGCCTGTGACGAACCCGCTGCTCTCTCGGGCATCTTCACGCGCCAGAACTCTGCCAGCGCCACCTCTCTGGACTTCGAGCCTGACGCCGACTACAAGTTTGTTGAAACCTTAGAAGACCGGTACAAGTGCGCCTACTGCCACCTCGTCCTTCGCAATCCCCACCAGACAGGATGCGGGCACCGATTTTGCCAGCAGTGCATTCTTTCTTTGAG AGAGTTGAATGCCGTACCCACCTGTCCTGTCGacaaagaaacaataaaaatgcacGAG GTATTCAAAGACAACTGCTGTAAAAGAGAAGTTCTCAACTTGCATGTGTTCTGCAAAAATGTTCCTGACTGCAattcaaaaataattctggGACGATATCAGGTTAGT GGTTTAATTTGCTGTTGCATGTTGCAGGAGCATCTTCAGCAGTGTTTGTTTGAAAGCGTGCAATGCACTAATGATGGATGTTGCGATCAAATTCTTCGGAAAGACTTGAAAGAGCATTTGAGCCGGCACTGTAAATTTCGAGAAGAAATGTGTCAGTACTGTAATAAATATGTGGTGTTAATTAACATAAAG aatcATGAGGAAAATGACTGTCCTGATTATCCTGTGCCTTGTCTCCAAAACTGTTcacaaataattctgaaaaaggag ATTGAAAAGCACCACGCAGTGTGCCCTGAGGCAGAAGTGGACTGCCCGTATAAGCAGTATGGCTGTCTTGTAAAG GTTAAAAGAGGAAAACTTGCCGAACATGAAAATGGCGCCCTGAGGGAACACATGCTGCAGATTTTAGACAAGAACTCCCGGTTGGAAGAACAG ATATCTGACCTGTATAAGAGCCTGGAATGTAAAGAGATTAAAATCCAGCAGCTAGCAGAGGCCATTAAAAAGTGTGAGAAAGAATTCAGACAGTTTACGCAACTGTTTGGTAAAAACAGCAACTTGATGGTAAGCACACAG GCTCTGGCCAGTCAACTGGATAAGTCTGCACGCCTGGAATCACAAGTGAAACAGCTAATACAGATGACAAACCAGCAACAAAGCAAATTAGACTTGCGACCCCTGTTTGACACaattgaaaatgtaaaacagaagATTGCCCTGATGGAGACATACGATCAGCGCTTGG TTGTTTTGGAAGGTCAGTCCAGCAAACACGATCTCCAGATCAATATTCACAAAGCACAGCTCAATAAAAATGAGGAACGATTTAAGCTTTTGGAAGGCACGTGCTACAATGGGAAATTAATCTGGAAAATCACAGACtacaagatgaagaagaaagaagcagtggAAGGCCGTGTCCTCTCCATATTCAGCCAGCCCTTTTACACCAGCCGCTGCGGGTACAGGTTATGCGCAAGAGCCTACCTGAACGGGGATGGCTCAGGAAAGGGAACACACGTCTCTCTCTACTTCGTAGTGATGAGAGGGGAATTTGACTCGCTGCTAGTGTGGCCTTTCAAGCAAAAAGTTACACTTATGCTTTTGGAccaaagtgggaaaaaaaatcacatcgTGGAAGTCTTTAGAGCTGACCCCAATAGCAGCAGTTTCAAAAGGCCAGACGGAGAAATGAATATTGCCTCCGGATGTCCACGCTTCGTGCCGCACACGGTCCTGGAGAACACAAAGAATACCTACATCAGAGATGACACTCTGTTTTTGAAAGTGGTTGTGGATTTAACTGATCTGGAGGAATTGTGA
- the TRAF5 gene encoding TNF receptor-associated factor 5 isoform X2 has protein sequence MACDEPAALSGIFTRQNSASATSLDFEPDADYKFVETLEDRYKCAYCHLVLRNPHQTGCGHRFCQQCILSLRELNAVPTCPVDKETIKMHEVFKDNCCKREVLNLHVFCKNVPDCNSKIILGRYQEHLQQCLFESVQCTNDGCCDQILRKDLKEHLSRHCKFREEMCQYCNKYVVLINIKNHEENDCPDYPVPCLQNCSQIILKKEIEKHHAVCPEAEVDCPYKQYGCLVKVKRGKLAEHENGALREHMLQILDKNSRLEEQISDLYKSLECKEIKIQQLAEAIKKCEKEFRQFTQLFGKNSNLMVSTQALASQLDKSARLESQVKQLIQMTNQQQSKLDLRPLFDTIENVKQKIALMETYDQRLVVLEGQSSKHDLQINIHKAQLNKNEERFKLLEGTCYNGKLIWKITDYKMKKKEAVEGRVLSIFSQPFYTSRCGYRLCARAYLNGDGSGKGTHVSLYFVVMRGEFDSLLVWPFKQKVTLMLLDQSGKKNHIVEVFRADPNSSSFKRPDGEMNIASGCPRFVPHTVLENTKNTYIRDDTLFLKVVVDLTDLEEL, from the exons ATGGCCTGTGACGAACCCGCTGCTCTCTCGGGCATCTTCACGCGCCAGAACTCTGCCAGCGCCACCTCTCTGGACTTCGAGCCTGACGCCGACTACAAGTTTGTTGAAACCTTAGAAGACCGGTACAAGTGCGCCTACTGCCACCTCGTCCTTCGCAATCCCCACCAGACAGGATGCGGGCACCGATTTTGCCAGCAGTGCATTCTTTCTTTGAG AGAGTTGAATGCCGTACCCACCTGTCCTGTCGacaaagaaacaataaaaatgcacGAG GTATTCAAAGACAACTGCTGTAAAAGAGAAGTTCTCAACTTGCATGTGTTCTGCAAAAATGTTCCTGACTGCAattcaaaaataattctggGACGATATCAG GAGCATCTTCAGCAGTGTTTGTTTGAAAGCGTGCAATGCACTAATGATGGATGTTGCGATCAAATTCTTCGGAAAGACTTGAAAGAGCATTTGAGCCGGCACTGTAAATTTCGAGAAGAAATGTGTCAGTACTGTAATAAATATGTGGTGTTAATTAACATAAAG aatcATGAGGAAAATGACTGTCCTGATTATCCTGTGCCTTGTCTCCAAAACTGTTcacaaataattctgaaaaaggag ATTGAAAAGCACCACGCAGTGTGCCCTGAGGCAGAAGTGGACTGCCCGTATAAGCAGTATGGCTGTCTTGTAAAG GTTAAAAGAGGAAAACTTGCCGAACATGAAAATGGCGCCCTGAGGGAACACATGCTGCAGATTTTAGACAAGAACTCCCGGTTGGAAGAACAG ATATCTGACCTGTATAAGAGCCTGGAATGTAAAGAGATTAAAATCCAGCAGCTAGCAGAGGCCATTAAAAAGTGTGAGAAAGAATTCAGACAGTTTACGCAACTGTTTGGTAAAAACAGCAACTTGATGGTAAGCACACAG GCTCTGGCCAGTCAACTGGATAAGTCTGCACGCCTGGAATCACAAGTGAAACAGCTAATACAGATGACAAACCAGCAACAAAGCAAATTAGACTTGCGACCCCTGTTTGACACaattgaaaatgtaaaacagaagATTGCCCTGATGGAGACATACGATCAGCGCTTGG TTGTTTTGGAAGGTCAGTCCAGCAAACACGATCTCCAGATCAATATTCACAAAGCACAGCTCAATAAAAATGAGGAACGATTTAAGCTTTTGGAAGGCACGTGCTACAATGGGAAATTAATCTGGAAAATCACAGACtacaagatgaagaagaaagaagcagtggAAGGCCGTGTCCTCTCCATATTCAGCCAGCCCTTTTACACCAGCCGCTGCGGGTACAGGTTATGCGCAAGAGCCTACCTGAACGGGGATGGCTCAGGAAAGGGAACACACGTCTCTCTCTACTTCGTAGTGATGAGAGGGGAATTTGACTCGCTGCTAGTGTGGCCTTTCAAGCAAAAAGTTACACTTATGCTTTTGGAccaaagtgggaaaaaaaatcacatcgTGGAAGTCTTTAGAGCTGACCCCAATAGCAGCAGTTTCAAAAGGCCAGACGGAGAAATGAATATTGCCTCCGGATGTCCACGCTTCGTGCCGCACACGGTCCTGGAGAACACAAAGAATACCTACATCAGAGATGACACTCTGTTTTTGAAAGTGGTTGTGGATTTAACTGATCTGGAGGAATTGTGA
- the TRAF5 gene encoding TNF receptor-associated factor 5 isoform X3, translated as MACDEPAALSGIFTRQNSASATSLDFEPDADYKFVETLEDRYKCAYCHLVLRNPHQTGCGHRFCQQCILSLRELNAVPTCPVDKETIKMHEVFKDNCCKREVLNLHVFCKNVPDCNSKIILGRYQEHLQQCLFESVQCTNDGCCDQILRKDLKEHLSRHCKFREEMCQYCNKYVVLINIKNHEENDCPDYPVPCLQNCSQIILKKEIEKHHAVCPEAEVDCPYKQYGCLVKVKRGKLAEHENGALREHMLQILDKNSRLEEQISDLYKSLECKEIKIQQLAEAIKKCEKEFRQFTQLFGKNSNLMALASQLDKSARLESQVKQLIQMTNQQQSKLDLRPLFDTIENVKQKIALMETYDQRLVVLEGQSSKHDLQINIHKAQLNKNEERFKLLEGTCYNGKLIWKITDYKMKKKEAVEGRVLSIFSQPFYTSRCGYRLCARAYLNGDGSGKGTHVSLYFVVMRGEFDSLLVWPFKQKVTLMLLDQSGKKNHIVEVFRADPNSSSFKRPDGEMNIASGCPRFVPHTVLENTKNTYIRDDTLFLKVVVDLTDLEEL; from the exons ATGGCCTGTGACGAACCCGCTGCTCTCTCGGGCATCTTCACGCGCCAGAACTCTGCCAGCGCCACCTCTCTGGACTTCGAGCCTGACGCCGACTACAAGTTTGTTGAAACCTTAGAAGACCGGTACAAGTGCGCCTACTGCCACCTCGTCCTTCGCAATCCCCACCAGACAGGATGCGGGCACCGATTTTGCCAGCAGTGCATTCTTTCTTTGAG AGAGTTGAATGCCGTACCCACCTGTCCTGTCGacaaagaaacaataaaaatgcacGAG GTATTCAAAGACAACTGCTGTAAAAGAGAAGTTCTCAACTTGCATGTGTTCTGCAAAAATGTTCCTGACTGCAattcaaaaataattctggGACGATATCAG GAGCATCTTCAGCAGTGTTTGTTTGAAAGCGTGCAATGCACTAATGATGGATGTTGCGATCAAATTCTTCGGAAAGACTTGAAAGAGCATTTGAGCCGGCACTGTAAATTTCGAGAAGAAATGTGTCAGTACTGTAATAAATATGTGGTGTTAATTAACATAAAG aatcATGAGGAAAATGACTGTCCTGATTATCCTGTGCCTTGTCTCCAAAACTGTTcacaaataattctgaaaaaggag ATTGAAAAGCACCACGCAGTGTGCCCTGAGGCAGAAGTGGACTGCCCGTATAAGCAGTATGGCTGTCTTGTAAAG GTTAAAAGAGGAAAACTTGCCGAACATGAAAATGGCGCCCTGAGGGAACACATGCTGCAGATTTTAGACAAGAACTCCCGGTTGGAAGAACAG ATATCTGACCTGTATAAGAGCCTGGAATGTAAAGAGATTAAAATCCAGCAGCTAGCAGAGGCCATTAAAAAGTGTGAGAAAGAATTCAGACAGTTTACGCAACTGTTTGGTAAAAACAGCAACTTGATG GCTCTGGCCAGTCAACTGGATAAGTCTGCACGCCTGGAATCACAAGTGAAACAGCTAATACAGATGACAAACCAGCAACAAAGCAAATTAGACTTGCGACCCCTGTTTGACACaattgaaaatgtaaaacagaagATTGCCCTGATGGAGACATACGATCAGCGCTTGG TTGTTTTGGAAGGTCAGTCCAGCAAACACGATCTCCAGATCAATATTCACAAAGCACAGCTCAATAAAAATGAGGAACGATTTAAGCTTTTGGAAGGCACGTGCTACAATGGGAAATTAATCTGGAAAATCACAGACtacaagatgaagaagaaagaagcagtggAAGGCCGTGTCCTCTCCATATTCAGCCAGCCCTTTTACACCAGCCGCTGCGGGTACAGGTTATGCGCAAGAGCCTACCTGAACGGGGATGGCTCAGGAAAGGGAACACACGTCTCTCTCTACTTCGTAGTGATGAGAGGGGAATTTGACTCGCTGCTAGTGTGGCCTTTCAAGCAAAAAGTTACACTTATGCTTTTGGAccaaagtgggaaaaaaaatcacatcgTGGAAGTCTTTAGAGCTGACCCCAATAGCAGCAGTTTCAAAAGGCCAGACGGAGAAATGAATATTGCCTCCGGATGTCCACGCTTCGTGCCGCACACGGTCCTGGAGAACACAAAGAATACCTACATCAGAGATGACACTCTGTTTTTGAAAGTGGTTGTGGATTTAACTGATCTGGAGGAATTGTGA